A portion of the Eupeodes corollae chromosome X unlocalized genomic scaffold, idEupCoro1.1 SUPER_X_unloc_5, whole genome shotgun sequence genome contains these proteins:
- the LOC129953454 gene encoding uncharacterized protein LOC129953454: protein MATLQSEYWILHLKSTVKHCIHKCFKCYRFNATEMQQKMVNLPTLRVSQACPFQTSGVAYAGPVQLKAWKGRCSKITKAYIAIFVCFCTKAVHLELVSDYTTSAFIAAFRRFTARRGICSNLYSDCGTNFKGAANIMDAKRNFMPKQWTKDIAKILQENGTQWHFNPPAAPHFGGFWEAGVKSMKYHLKRVIGHYTLTFEEYATILTQVEACLNSRPLCPVNEDPDDLSILTPGHFLIGSALNTAPEKDFTQLKESHLDRWQLMQKIHQDVWKKWKSEYLVRLQKRPKWLTPNNDLKVGHLVLLPEEQTPARKNYGHAPWNGWKSSCRHNKNCNRFIKAPYSLTLFPADGK, encoded by the coding sequence ATGGCTACACTTCAATCGGAATATTGGATTCTACACTTGAAATCTACAGTCAAACACTGTATccacaaatgttttaaatgctaCAGATTCAATGCAACAGAGATGCAGCAGAAAATGGTCAACTTGCCAACGTTGCGAGTGAGTCAAGCGTGCCCATTTCAAACATCGGGAGTTGCTTATGCTGGTCCTGTTCAACTCAAAGCTTGGAAAGGGCGATGTAGCAAAATTACAAAAGCGTATATCgcgatttttgtatgtttttgcaCAAAAGCAGTTCATCTTGAGCTTGTTAGCGATTACACCACATCCGCATTTATCGCAGCTTTTAGACGTTTCACTGCTCGCCGTGGAATATGTTCAAATTTGTACAGCGATTGTGGTACGAATTTCAAAGGGGCTGCAAATATCATGGATGCAAAGAGAAACTTCATGCCAAAGCAGTGGACAAAAGACATCgcaaaaattcttcaagagaACGGTACACAATGGCATTTCAACCCACCTGCTGCTCCACATTTTGGTGGTTTTTGGGAGGCAGGTGTGAAGTCCATGAAGTACCACTTAAAGCGCGTTATCGGGCACTACACCCTTACCTTTGAGGAATACGCCACCATACTCACTCAAGTGGAAGCTTGCTTAAATTCCCGCCCACTTTGTCCTGTAAATGAAGATCCTGATGATCTCTCAATCTTGACACCAGGACACTTTTTGATTGGGTCAGCACTTAACACAGCACCAGAAAAGGATTTCACACAACTTAAAGAATCTCATTTAGATAGATGGCAACTTATGCAAAAAATCCACCAAGATGTTTGGAAAAAGTGGAAATCTGAATATTTGGTTCGATTACAAAAGCGTCCAAAGTGGCTAACGCCAAATAATGATCTCAAAGTGGGTCATCTCGTACTTTTGCCTGAAGAACAAACACCGGCTCGGAAAAATTACGGACATGCACCCTGGAACGGATGGAAAAGTTCGTGTCGTCACAATAAAAACTGCAACCGCTTCATTAAAGCGCCCTATAGCTTAACTTTGTTTCCTGCCGATGGTAAATGA
- the LOC129953455 gene encoding uncharacterized protein LOC129953455, which yields MTEVPLAALNSLHYFLPHHAVVKEASSTTKLRNVFDASCKTSDGTSLNDHLYIGPRLQDDVFDHIARFRRFKVAFSADITKMYRQIWVTPDDLMYQLVLWRDVEVKAYRLNTVTFGTASAPYLAIRTLQQLASDERDASKIALKNFYVDDVIHRADSVIEAVEMQTQLIKMLKKGGFPLRKWASNCEELLMSVPEEDREVQIPLSFDAKNAIKTLGIQWHPAKDVFAFKISLPEHTKITKRTILSDLARLYDPMGWIAPCVIIGKIIMQETWKDKQTWESELPSSIISAWQSLKAALSLLEAIQIPRWLNLTNESKVEVHGFCYASEKAYAAAIYLRVTTGNETNINLIVSKTRVTPLKTKSLAGLELCGALLLAQLLVHTVDTMELQSAKLFTWCDSQITLAWIKSAPYLRTTFVANRVAEIQELTDTFHLRRTPLTLHLEESLLMISFRIDSSGMVLNS from the coding sequence ATGACTGAGGTACCACTTGCTGCGCTTAATTCTCTTCACTACTTCCTTCCTCACCATGCCGTGGTAAAAGAAGCTAGCTCGACTACAAAACTGCGGAATGTTTTTGACGCGTCTTGTAAAACATCCGATGGTACGTCGCTTAATGATCATCTTTATATTGGTCCTAGATTACAAGATGACGTCTTTGACCATATCGCAAGGTTTAGGAGAttcaaagtagcattttcaGCCGACATCACTAAAATGTATAGGCAAATTTGGGTCACTCCAGATGATTTAATGTATCAACTTGTGCTATGGCGAGATGTAGAAGTGAAGGCATACCGCCTTAACACAGTCACTTTTGGTACGGCCTCGGCACCTTACTTAGCCATCCGAACGCTCCAACAATTGGCATCTGATGAACGTGATGCATCGAAAATAGCCTTAAAAAACTTCTACGTCGATGATGTAATTCACAGGGCAGACTCAGTGATAGAGGCGGTGGAGATGCAGACACAGCTCATAAAGATGTTGAAGAAAGGAGGGTTTCCATTACGAAAATGGGCAAGTAACTGCGAGGAGCTGTTGATGTCTGTACCAGAGGAAGATAGGGAGGTACAAATCCCATTATCGTTTGatgcaaaaaatgcaataaaaactcTTGGCATTCAGTGGCATCCTGCAAAGGatgtttttgcatttaaaatctcGCTTccagaacatacaaaaattacaaagagAACTATACTATCAGATCTTGCTCGCCTGTACGATCCAATGGGTTGGATAGCACCTTGCGTCATCATCGGAAAAATCATAATGCAAGAAACTTGGAAAGATAAACAAACATGGGAATCTGAGCTCCCATCGTCAATCATCTCTGCGTGGCAAAGTTTGAAAGCTGCACTGAGCCTTTTAGAGGCCATCCAGATCCCCCGCTGGTTAAATCTCACCAATGAATCAAAGGTCGAGGTCCACGGATTTTGCTATGCATCTGAAAAGGCATATGCGGCAGCAATATATCTTAGAGTTACCACCGGAAATGAAACGAACATTAATCTCATCGTGTCAAAAACTAGAGTGACACCTCTTAAAACTAAATCTTTAGCTGGGTTGGAGCTTTGTGGAGCTCTGCTTCTGGCACAGTTGTTGGTACACACTGTGGATACGATGGAACTTCAATCTGCAAAACTGTTCACTTGGTGCGACTCTCAAATTACTCTAGCTTGGATTAAAAGCGCACCCTACCTGAGAACAACGTTCGTTGCCAACAGAGTGGCAGAAATCCAAGAACTGACTGATACGTTCCATCTAAGGAGAACCCCGCTGACATTGCATCTCGAGGAGTCTCTCCTAATGATCTCATTCAGAATCGACAGTAGTGGAATGGTCCTGAATTCCTAA